From a single Molothrus ater isolate BHLD 08-10-18 breed brown headed cowbird chromosome Z, BPBGC_Mater_1.1, whole genome shotgun sequence genomic region:
- the DHFR gene encoding dihydrofolate reductase isoform X2 produces MGKKTWFSIPEKNRPLRDRINIVLSRELKETPKGAHHLSKSLDDALALLDSPELKSKVDMVWIVGGTSVYKAAMEKPIHHRLFVTRILKEFESDTFFPEIDHKDYKLLTEYPGVPADIQEENGIQYKFEVYEKTVMAQ; encoded by the exons ATGGGTAAAAAAACGTGGTTCTCTATCCCTGAGAAGAACCGTCCTTTAAGAGACAGGATTAATATTGTGCTCAGCAGGGAGCTCAA GGAAACCCCGAAAGGAGCACATCATCTTTCCAAAAGTCTGGATGATGCTCTAGCTCTTTTGGATTCACCAGAGTTAAAAAGTAAAGTAGACATGGTTTGGATCGTGGGAGGCACTTCAGTGTACAAG GCAGCAATGGAGAAGCCAATTCATCATCGATTGTTTGTGACAAGAATCTTGAAAGAGTTTGAAAGTGAcacattttttccagaaattgaCCATAAAGACTACAAGCTTCTAACAGA GTacccaggtgtccctgctgatATCCAAGAAGAGAATGGGATCCAGTACAAATTTGAAGTGTATGAAAAAACTGTCATGGCACAATAA
- the DHFR gene encoding dihydrofolate reductase isoform X1: MVRSLNSIVAVSQNMGIGKDGRLPWPPLRNEFKYFQRMTSTARVEGKQNAVIMGKKTWFSIPEKNRPLRDRINIVLSRELKETPKGAHHLSKSLDDALALLDSPELKSKVDMVWIVGGTSVYKAAMEKPIHHRLFVTRILKEFESDTFFPEIDHKDYKLLTEYPGVPADIQEENGIQYKFEVYEKTVMAQ; the protein is encoded by the exons ATGGTGCGCTCGCTCAACTCCATCGTGGCCGTCAGCCAGAACATGGGCATCGGCAAGGACGGGCGGCTGCCCTGGCCGCCGCTCAG GAATGAGTTCAAGTACTTCCAGAGAATGACGAGCACGGCCCGTGTGGAAG GTAAACAGAATGCAGTGATAATGGGTAAAAAAACGTGGTTCTCTATCCCTGAGAAGAACCGTCCTTTAAGAGACAGGATTAATATTGTGCTCAGCAGGGAGCTCAA GGAAACCCCGAAAGGAGCACATCATCTTTCCAAAAGTCTGGATGATGCTCTAGCTCTTTTGGATTCACCAGAGTTAAAAAGTAAAGTAGACATGGTTTGGATCGTGGGAGGCACTTCAGTGTACAAG GCAGCAATGGAGAAGCCAATTCATCATCGATTGTTTGTGACAAGAATCTTGAAAGAGTTTGAAAGTGAcacattttttccagaaattgaCCATAAAGACTACAAGCTTCTAACAGA GTacccaggtgtccctgctgatATCCAAGAAGAGAATGGGATCCAGTACAAATTTGAAGTGTATGAAAAAACTGTCATGGCACAATAA